One part of the Salinivirga cyanobacteriivorans genome encodes these proteins:
- the holA gene encoding DNA polymerase III subunit delta produces MPIQTFEEIIKDIDAKKFQPVYFMYGEEGFFMDQITEKIAKEALPETERSFNQNIMYGGDVELADIVMAARRFPMMAEKQVIIVKEAQEVSGIAGEVNESQRAEKKENPLTLYLQNPVESTILVINYRKQKIDKRTRFYKALNSNAVVLESKKLYDKKLNAWIERYIKSKGYTIVDQAVQLLATYLGNDLEKLVNELNKLAVILPEKSAITATHIEENVGISKEYNVFELWGAIAAKNVTKAHEIAYFFSKNSKDHHIAVTIAVLFNSFVNLLRYHQLAEKRVPVNSITKQMGLNYYQGKDLQTAARNYPKSRAVRVISLLRHFDARSKGVMGENTNVGELTRELVATILYY; encoded by the coding sequence ATGCCCATACAGACATTCGAGGAGATAATTAAGGACATTGATGCTAAAAAGTTTCAGCCCGTTTATTTTATGTACGGTGAGGAAGGTTTCTTTATGGACCAAATTACCGAAAAAATTGCGAAAGAAGCTTTGCCTGAAACAGAGCGGTCGTTTAATCAAAATATAATGTATGGTGGCGATGTTGAACTGGCCGACATTGTAATGGCTGCAAGGCGATTTCCCATGATGGCCGAAAAGCAGGTTATCATTGTGAAAGAAGCGCAAGAAGTATCTGGTATAGCCGGCGAGGTTAATGAATCTCAAAGGGCCGAGAAAAAGGAAAATCCACTTACGCTTTATCTTCAGAATCCGGTAGAGAGTACAATTCTGGTTATTAATTATCGCAAACAAAAAATTGATAAAAGAACCAGGTTTTATAAGGCACTTAACAGCAATGCTGTGGTTTTGGAGAGTAAAAAACTCTACGATAAAAAACTCAATGCCTGGATCGAGCGTTATATAAAATCAAAAGGCTATACCATTGTGGATCAGGCAGTACAATTGCTTGCTACTTACCTGGGTAACGATTTGGAAAAACTTGTAAATGAGTTGAATAAATTGGCAGTAATATTACCCGAAAAGTCGGCTATTACAGCAACTCATATCGAAGAAAATGTAGGTATAAGCAAAGAGTACAATGTTTTTGAGTTATGGGGTGCCATTGCAGCTAAAAATGTAACCAAAGCCCACGAAATAGCCTATTTTTTCTCCAAAAACTCTAAGGATCATCATATTGCAGTTACTATAGCCGTTTTGTTTAATAGTTTCGTCAACCTTTTACGTTATCATCAATTAGCTGAAAAGCGTGTGCCGGTTAATTCCATAACCAAACAAATGGGGCTAAATTATTATCAAGGAAAAGATTTGCAAACTGCAGCCAGAAATTACCCGAAGTCGAGGGCTGTAAGGGTTATTAGCCTGCTTAGACATTTCGATGCCCGCAGCAAAGGTGTGATGGGTGAAAATACAAACGTAGGCGAACTGACCAGGGAGTTGGTTGCAACAATATTATACTATTAA
- a CDS encoding NAD-dependent 4,6-dehydratase LegB, with the protein MSKQQCLITGADGFIGSHLTEELLKKGFHVKALSYYNSFNNWGWLESIPKHKNLEIITGDIRDPHFCKHIVKDIDIIYHLAALIAIPYSYVAPDSYVDTNVKGTLNICQAAKESGNIRVIHTSTSEVYGTAQYIPIDEKHPKQPQSPYSASKIGSDMMALSFYNAFNLPVSVARPFNTYGPRQSARAIIPTIITQIANGAKSIKLGDLTPTRDFNYVKDTCQGFIAIANSENTIGKEVNIASNYEISMRDTLELIKELMNSDIEFITDEERIRPANSEVFRLWGDNTLIKELTGFKPEYSIEKGLKETISWFMKPENLKKFKSGIYNI; encoded by the coding sequence ATGAGCAAACAACAATGCCTTATAACAGGAGCAGATGGTTTTATAGGCTCCCACCTTACAGAAGAATTATTAAAAAAAGGATTTCATGTTAAAGCGCTTTCATATTACAACTCCTTCAACAACTGGGGTTGGCTCGAAAGTATACCCAAACATAAAAACCTGGAAATTATAACTGGCGATATAAGAGACCCACACTTTTGTAAACATATTGTGAAAGATATTGACATAATTTATCATCTTGCAGCACTCATTGCAATACCTTACTCCTATGTTGCTCCTGATTCGTATGTAGACACAAATGTAAAAGGAACACTAAATATTTGCCAGGCAGCAAAAGAAAGTGGAAATATCAGGGTTATACATACCTCAACAAGTGAAGTTTATGGAACTGCCCAATATATTCCAATTGATGAAAAACACCCTAAACAACCACAATCGCCCTACAGCGCCAGCAAAATTGGATCCGATATGATGGCACTGAGTTTTTATAATGCATTCAATTTACCAGTATCTGTTGCAAGACCATTTAACACTTACGGTCCGCGCCAATCAGCCCGGGCAATAATTCCTACAATAATCACACAAATAGCCAATGGAGCAAAAAGCATAAAACTTGGAGATTTAACACCAACACGGGATTTTAATTACGTTAAAGATACCTGTCAGGGCTTTATTGCAATAGCTAATTCAGAAAACACAATTGGGAAAGAGGTAAATATTGCCAGCAATTATGAAATATCAATGAGAGATACGCTTGAGCTTATCAAAGAACTCATGAATTCAGATATTGAGTTTATTACAGACGAAGAACGAATACGGCCGGCGAATTCAGAGGTTTTTCGCTTATGGGGAGATAATACATTAATTAAAGAATTAACTGGGTTTAAACCCGAATACTCTATTGAAAAAGGTCTAAAAGAGACAATCAGCTGGTTTATGAAACCAGAGAACCTTAAGAAATTCAAATCTGGAATTTATAACATTTAA
- a CDS encoding UvrD-helicase domain-containing protein, translated as MSYEHSNSGLNIIKASAGSGKTHRLTLEYIKLVLGNPSLFKNILAVTFTNKATAEMKLRIVDELTKIAKLDPDGKMMPDLKDAMQVSGHELSKRAQQVLEFILHEYGHFSVSTIDQFFQGIVRALTRELNLSGGYRVQIDQREIIENAVEHFLADLKNNEAYMKLMLDFVDARMSDDKSWNVQNELNKFTVQLFREHVRFYFIRNRGSLTGQKSPAEVRKLLRNAINKFEARIKTWTEKGQAFLSETGIEQQDLIGKSKNPFHLALQKAEKKDYDDLPTRLERLQSVEKWMHKSSEKQALANTVDSFITEFTYELESIIKNEYVEYIEATALFRNIFQHSLASGLMQKVTDYLADQNLFMLSDAPVLLNLFTDNSDTPFIYEKTGHRFKHYMIDEFQDTSALQWANFKPLIEESVASIGYGNFIVGDVKQAIYRWRNGDWNLLQRIVAKQIPDHTVHSLQQNWRSKEMVVKFNNTFFSNLIPFLSGQQEAPYSDILSEMYDDVQQVIPENVAEDRSGGYVELRGLAGAKVDDFKDNALIALKEQVDRLMIEHKQKGVCILVRKNAEVKKVATYLINETNYNVISTGSMTLANSRLLQHLITTFKYLVEPHDLYIKTLAAIYNYDNNKVNFNDVFLGAPEKYLPDEFIERQPELANTSSLALIGKIINIFKLDEKFPGQDVFISRFYNEVKKLAGENGGGLLPVIDWWDREGSELSIEVNETDEESVTVMTIHKSKGLQFRHVILPFLYGYPDKKLDMMWVDGSAFSFEALKEGLFPIILSQKHVHSKGLNFYYQKELFELMVDQINTLYVAMTRPKESLTIFYNKEAGKNEDAAFWFNRFLNQENEQNKLLVSRSEQDDIFTFGELISSDGAPKTKPAAISVRLDDMVSLNLKTDYQHISTQPHEKLMASKGSLLHKIFEKIILPDDIPKAIDEQLQQGFLDKAEREPMLEKINKWVRQPGVAHWFTETVKVLTEADIIVPNKSSSRPDRLIFDGEKVMVVDYKFGAHKRAEHHKQVIDYCKIMRDMGYQNVEGYVWYPVLGAVHSVKI; from the coding sequence ATGAGTTATGAACACTCAAATAGCGGACTTAACATAATTAAGGCTTCAGCAGGTTCAGGTAAAACCCACAGACTTACACTTGAATACATTAAGTTGGTGCTTGGGAATCCCTCTTTGTTTAAAAATATACTTGCAGTAACATTTACCAATAAGGCTACGGCAGAAATGAAGCTGCGCATAGTAGACGAACTGACTAAAATTGCAAAACTAGATCCTGATGGTAAAATGATGCCCGATTTAAAAGATGCAATGCAGGTTTCCGGGCATGAGCTAAGTAAAAGAGCTCAGCAAGTTTTAGAATTCATTTTGCATGAATATGGCCACTTTTCCGTTTCTACAATAGACCAGTTTTTTCAGGGTATTGTTCGAGCCCTCACCCGCGAGCTTAATCTTAGCGGGGGTTACAGAGTACAGATAGATCAACGAGAAATAATTGAAAATGCTGTTGAACATTTTCTTGCCGACCTGAAAAACAATGAAGCATACATGAAACTTATGCTCGACTTTGTCGATGCCCGCATGAGCGACGACAAGAGCTGGAATGTTCAAAATGAGTTAAATAAATTTACCGTACAGTTATTCCGTGAGCATGTAAGGTTTTATTTTATACGTAATCGCGGAAGTCTTACCGGGCAAAAATCACCTGCAGAGGTACGAAAGTTACTTCGTAATGCTATAAATAAATTTGAAGCGCGCATTAAAACCTGGACAGAGAAGGGGCAAGCATTTTTATCTGAAACAGGTATTGAGCAACAAGATTTAATTGGAAAGTCTAAAAATCCGTTTCATTTGGCACTGCAAAAAGCTGAAAAAAAGGATTATGACGACCTCCCGACCAGACTTGAACGGTTGCAGTCGGTAGAAAAATGGATGCATAAATCCTCTGAAAAGCAAGCTTTGGCCAATACGGTTGATAGCTTTATTACTGAATTTACATACGAGTTGGAGTCCATAATTAAAAACGAGTATGTCGAATATATTGAAGCAACAGCCCTTTTTAGAAACATTTTTCAACATAGTCTGGCTTCTGGATTAATGCAGAAGGTAACCGATTATTTGGCTGATCAAAATCTTTTTATGCTGTCAGATGCTCCGGTGTTATTGAACTTATTTACAGACAACTCTGATACGCCTTTTATTTACGAAAAAACCGGTCATCGCTTTAAGCATTACATGATTGATGAGTTTCAGGATACTTCAGCACTTCAGTGGGCAAACTTCAAACCACTTATCGAAGAATCAGTAGCAAGCATTGGTTACGGAAATTTTATTGTAGGTGATGTGAAACAGGCCATTTACCGATGGCGAAATGGCGATTGGAATTTATTGCAGAGGATTGTAGCCAAACAAATTCCCGATCATACTGTACATTCTCTGCAACAGAACTGGCGAAGTAAAGAAATGGTTGTAAAGTTTAACAATACCTTTTTTTCGAACCTTATTCCTTTTTTGTCCGGTCAGCAAGAAGCTCCATATAGCGATATTCTTAGCGAAATGTATGACGACGTACAGCAAGTGATTCCCGAAAATGTGGCCGAAGACCGATCAGGGGGGTATGTCGAGTTAAGAGGGCTTGCCGGTGCCAAAGTCGATGATTTTAAGGATAATGCACTAATTGCGCTTAAAGAACAGGTTGATAGGTTAATGATTGAGCATAAACAAAAAGGTGTGTGCATACTTGTTCGCAAAAACGCTGAAGTGAAAAAAGTAGCTACTTATCTGATCAATGAAACGAACTACAATGTTATTTCAACAGGCTCAATGACGCTGGCCAATTCGCGGCTGCTACAGCATTTAATAACGACATTTAAGTATTTGGTTGAGCCGCACGACCTTTATATTAAAACACTTGCAGCAATTTATAATTACGATAACAACAAAGTTAATTTTAACGATGTATTTCTTGGAGCACCAGAAAAATATTTGCCTGACGAATTCATTGAGCGTCAACCAGAATTAGCCAACACATCATCACTAGCATTAATCGGCAAAATAATCAATATATTCAAATTGGATGAAAAATTTCCGGGGCAGGATGTTTTTATAAGTCGGTTTTATAATGAAGTGAAAAAACTTGCAGGTGAAAATGGTGGTGGATTACTGCCTGTAATTGATTGGTGGGACAGAGAAGGTAGCGAATTAAGCATTGAGGTAAACGAAACCGATGAGGAGAGTGTTACCGTTATGACCATTCATAAGAGTAAAGGTTTGCAATTCAGACATGTGATTTTACCATTTTTATACGGTTATCCTGATAAAAAGCTGGACATGATGTGGGTCGATGGCAGTGCCTTTTCATTTGAAGCGTTAAAAGAGGGCCTTTTTCCGATAATACTCTCGCAAAAGCATGTGCATAGTAAAGGTCTTAATTTTTATTACCAGAAAGAGCTTTTTGAGCTCATGGTCGATCAGATTAATACCCTCTATGTGGCCATGACAAGACCCAAAGAGAGTTTAACAATTTTTTATAACAAAGAAGCTGGTAAAAATGAGGATGCGGCATTTTGGTTTAACCGTTTTTTAAACCAGGAGAATGAGCAAAATAAATTATTAGTTAGCAGGTCTGAACAGGACGATATTTTTACATTTGGAGAGCTGATTAGTTCAGATGGAGCACCGAAAACAAAACCAGCGGCCATTAGTGTACGTTTAGACGATATGGTGTCATTAAATTTGAAAACAGATTATCAGCATATTAGCACTCAGCCACACGAAAAACTAATGGCCTCGAAAGGGTCGCTTTTACATAAAATATTCGAAAAAATAATTTTACCGGACGATATTCCAAAGGCTATTGACGAACAATTACAGCAAGGTTTTTTAGATAAAGCAGAACGCGAACCAATGCTTGAAAAAATAAACAAATGGGTTCGCCAACCCGGGGTAGCTCATTGGTTTACTGAAACAGTAAAAGTTTTAACCGAAGCCGATATAATAGTCCCCAATAAAAGCTCAAGCAGACCCGACCGCCTGATATTTGATGGTGAAAAAGTAATGGTTGTCGATTATAAGTTTGGAGCACATAAGAGAGCAGAGCACCACAAACAGGTTATTGATTATTGTAAAATAATGCGTGATATGGGCTACCAAAATGTGGAAGGTTATGTTTGGTATCCTGTATTAGGTGCAGTTCATAGCGTTAAGATTTAA
- a CDS encoding response regulator, translating into MQSKDILIVDDAENNLILLSDLLSEFEYNIRVAHNGSEAIDLVKEKAPDLILLDIMMPEMDGFELLDKIKPQIPSAKTIFITAKSNEEDRKRAFELGAVDFITKPVNIMQVMDIVKRSFE; encoded by the coding sequence ATGCAAAGTAAAGATATTTTAATTGTAGATGATGCAGAGAATAATTTGATACTCCTGAGTGATCTCTTATCGGAGTTTGAATACAATATCAGAGTGGCTCATAATGGGAGTGAAGCAATTGATCTCGTAAAGGAAAAAGCACCTGACTTGATCTTATTGGATATTATGATGCCGGAAATGGACGGATTTGAACTCTTAGATAAAATAAAACCTCAAATTCCTTCAGCCAAAACCATTTTTATTACTGCCAAGTCAAATGAGGAAGATCGCAAACGTGCATTTGAACTGGGAGCCGTTGATTTTATTACAAAACCAGTCAATATTATGCAGGTTATGGATATCGTAAAAAGATCTTTTGAATAA
- a CDS encoding PAS domain S-box protein: MQPISNSKNQLISSWQIFIDKLDEEVIVVNDQHQVVLANDSAKNRFGIHSIQSYKYSCKKFYEHFCEACEHCPIDETLKSHKTSSFFFEKTAGKGYEVTTIILPAGLEDEEWVMCTLKQTRSHNDLKEKAQNVSDIGNWQVTLDESLRVVKTNQYTFQFLGLTKQTLEKNKPLFTDLLAPEYENSFLEIIKAINNNNYTRQLRLLVNRRDNSYYGGNATIGINNSGESTYYELRISPISFPEFGSREYYDNIRLQNFIYIITQQMVQSQTVSEGYRDIIYSIAEVLEANVCGFLHQGAGRQYQVEGALVNGTYYFNEHDPTKTKDKIRALTSYLKQDDYLIISAVSISNSEIKESLLQLKIESFLSYPLKHQNRTVGYIFIGLPYAFVWPESKIDFVRIIGSIILQNLLQQETREKLKRLNENFINIFDNSSDAVFIVSLNGQILEANQTSTVLTGYNKRELLKKNVSEISKAEKLDLAQVQYEMLQSQQMIFGTELIPRKGEKIPVETREKMIRYQGKLAILVIARDVRHRREINRMMVQTISETQDKERKRIAEGLHDNVGPLLSTLRIYIDLLRNTELVQQEIEDYSNKMNDIINEAIDTVREVSRNLMPGVLNDFGLKEAVSDFCNKINQTGVIRVYFKYSVDNTKLEDNLKNVIYSLIKELINNSIKHAQASEIELRIHENAEGLQVEVVDNGIGIDIERQLSKSYKGLGLKNILSKVNANSGKVTILDVDGFGLSIVFPTKKITG; encoded by the coding sequence ATGCAGCCAATCAGTAACTCTAAAAATCAGTTAATATCATCGTGGCAGATTTTTATCGATAAACTGGATGAAGAGGTAATTGTAGTAAACGACCAACATCAGGTTGTGTTGGCCAATGATTCTGCAAAAAATCGGTTTGGCATTCATTCAATCCAATCTTATAAATATTCTTGCAAAAAGTTTTATGAGCATTTCTGCGAAGCTTGTGAGCATTGCCCAATAGATGAAACCTTGAAGAGTCATAAAACAAGTTCGTTTTTTTTTGAAAAAACAGCAGGGAAGGGCTATGAGGTTACGACAATTATTTTACCTGCGGGACTTGAAGATGAAGAGTGGGTTATGTGTACTTTAAAACAAACCCGGAGCCACAATGACTTAAAAGAGAAAGCTCAAAATGTAAGTGATATTGGCAATTGGCAGGTTACACTCGATGAATCCCTCAGGGTGGTAAAAACAAACCAATATACATTTCAGTTTTTGGGCTTAACAAAACAAACACTTGAGAAGAATAAACCTTTATTTACCGACCTGTTAGCACCTGAGTATGAAAACTCTTTTTTAGAAATAATAAAAGCAATAAACAATAATAATTATACACGGCAATTAAGATTGTTGGTTAACAGAAGAGACAATAGTTACTATGGAGGCAATGCTACTATTGGAATAAACAATTCTGGGGAAAGTACTTATTATGAATTAAGAATTTCGCCAATTTCATTTCCGGAGTTTGGTAGCAGAGAGTATTACGATAACATCAGGTTACAGAATTTTATCTATATCATAACCCAACAAATGGTTCAGTCTCAAACTGTATCTGAGGGCTATCGTGATATAATTTATTCTATTGCAGAGGTTTTGGAGGCAAACGTTTGTGGTTTTCTGCATCAGGGAGCAGGCAGGCAATATCAGGTTGAAGGAGCTTTAGTAAACGGCACTTACTATTTTAATGAACATGACCCAACAAAAACCAAAGATAAAATTCGAGCTTTAACATCATATTTAAAACAAGATGATTATTTAATAATATCGGCTGTTTCCATCTCTAATTCTGAAATTAAAGAATCATTATTGCAGTTGAAAATAGAATCCTTTTTATCTTACCCGCTAAAACATCAGAACCGTACGGTAGGATACATATTTATTGGGTTACCATACGCATTTGTATGGCCTGAAAGTAAGATAGATTTTGTTAGAATTATTGGTTCAATTATTCTGCAAAACTTATTGCAGCAAGAAACACGGGAAAAACTCAAGCGCTTAAATGAGAATTTTATCAATATATTTGACAATAGCAGTGATGCTGTTTTTATTGTGAGTTTAAATGGTCAAATTCTGGAGGCCAATCAAACCTCAACTGTCCTGACTGGCTACAACAAAAGGGAATTGTTAAAAAAGAACGTAAGTGAAATCTCAAAAGCGGAGAAGCTCGACTTAGCCCAGGTGCAATATGAAATGCTCCAGTCTCAGCAGATGATTTTTGGAACAGAACTAATCCCTCGTAAAGGAGAAAAAATTCCGGTTGAAACACGAGAGAAAATGATTCGCTATCAGGGGAAGCTTGCTATACTTGTCATTGCACGCGATGTCAGACACAGACGGGAGATAAACCGGATGATGGTACAAACAATCTCAGAAACGCAAGATAAAGAAAGGAAAAGAATTGCTGAAGGCCTGCACGATAATGTAGGTCCATTGCTCAGTACACTTCGCATATACATCGATTTGTTAAGAAATACTGAGCTGGTGCAGCAGGAGATTGAAGACTATTCAAATAAGATGAATGATATTATTAATGAGGCAATTGATACCGTGAGGGAAGTATCCAGAAACCTAATGCCGGGTGTGCTCAATGATTTTGGCCTAAAGGAAGCAGTTTCGGATTTTTGTAACAAGATTAATCAAACAGGAGTTATTCGCGTGTATTTTAAATATAGTGTGGATAATACAAAATTAGAAGATAATCTGAAAAATGTTATATACAGTTTAATCAAAGAATTAATCAACAACTCAATAAAGCATGCCCAGGCAAGTGAAATTGAGTTAAGGATACATGAAAATGCGGAAGGCTTGCAGGTAGAGGTAGTAGATAATGGAATTGGAATTGATATTGAACGGCAACTTTCTAAAAGTTATAAAGGCTTGGGGTTGAAAAATATTCTTAGTAAAGTTAATGCCAATTCAGGTAAAGTAACTATTTTAGATGTCGATGGATTTGGATTGAGTATTGTTTTTCCAACCAAAAAAATTACTGGTTAG
- a CDS encoding lipopolysaccharide biosynthesis protein, translating to MGEIQRQSTKGAIYIGIGVLLGFVINALIFPRILEANQIGLISILISYSSLFAQFASLGTNNVISKMFPWFRDVKNKHNGFLFLMLIVGAIGFVLTCIVFWGIKPFLIAKSISKSPLFVEYIYLLLPFTLFLLLFGILDNYYKMLYNSVRGALLKEVIQRFLILFSVILLYFGMVNFKGFIYLYTISLALPVLLLIFSIKTSKHLFLQPNWKFLNPELNKTMMKVGLFGILTGGTNIISLHIDRIMIDDALGLAPTGIYTTVFFFATLVRLPSRSVIKASTVYIADSWKNNDVKLIDTIYKKTCLTQFIIGLLILIGLWVNIDNIFEILPKEFEAGKYVILFVGIAFLLDMISGVSTIIIGTSPYYKVQTLLKVILIILLIVSNLIFIPIYGITGAAIATVLSKLIMHLIKHIFLWLKYGMQPYNYLFFIILAIGTTSYFAGYLIPKIDNYILDIVIRSSVTLLAFGTLILVFKISDDINKMFYKYISLIKNILSKK from the coding sequence ATGGGTGAAATACAGAGACAATCCACAAAAGGAGCCATTTACATTGGAATTGGTGTACTTTTAGGGTTTGTAATCAATGCTTTAATCTTTCCACGTATACTGGAAGCCAACCAGATTGGACTTATCTCCATTCTTATTTCTTATTCTTCATTATTTGCACAATTTGCAAGCCTGGGGACAAATAATGTAATAAGCAAAATGTTCCCATGGTTTAGAGACGTTAAAAACAAGCATAATGGATTTCTGTTTTTAATGCTAATTGTCGGTGCAATTGGATTTGTTTTGACATGCATTGTTTTTTGGGGTATAAAACCATTTTTAATTGCAAAAAGCATATCCAAGTCACCCCTTTTTGTTGAATACATTTATTTATTACTCCCTTTTACATTATTTCTATTACTTTTTGGAATACTCGACAATTACTACAAAATGCTCTACAATTCCGTTCGCGGAGCATTGTTAAAAGAGGTTATTCAACGTTTTCTTATACTATTTTCTGTAATACTCCTGTATTTCGGAATGGTCAATTTTAAGGGCTTTATATATTTGTATACTATCTCCCTTGCACTTCCGGTACTGTTATTAATTTTCTCCATTAAAACATCTAAACATCTTTTTTTACAACCAAACTGGAAATTCCTGAATCCTGAGCTCAATAAAACAATGATGAAAGTTGGCTTATTTGGAATTCTTACAGGTGGAACAAATATTATTTCACTGCACATAGACCGAATAATGATTGATGACGCCCTGGGATTAGCTCCAACAGGAATTTATACGACAGTTTTTTTCTTTGCCACCCTGGTAAGATTGCCTTCACGCTCGGTAATAAAAGCTTCTACGGTATATATTGCCGACTCCTGGAAAAACAATGATGTAAAACTTATTGACACCATTTACAAAAAAACATGTCTGACCCAATTTATCATTGGCCTATTGATTCTCATTGGATTATGGGTTAATATCGACAATATTTTTGAAATTTTACCAAAAGAATTTGAAGCAGGGAAGTACGTAATCTTATTTGTAGGTATTGCGTTTTTACTTGACATGATTTCAGGTGTTAGTACCATAATAATTGGCACTTCTCCATATTACAAAGTACAAACTCTATTAAAGGTAATTTTGATTATTTTATTAATAGTAAGTAACCTTATCTTTATTCCAATATACGGCATTACTGGTGCAGCCATTGCTACTGTATTATCTAAGCTTATCATGCATTTGATAAAACATATATTTCTTTGGCTTAAATATGGCATGCAACCTTACAACTATTTATTTTTCATAATATTAGCTATTGGGACTACATCATATTTTGCAGGATACTTAATTCCGAAAATAGATAATTACATTTTAGATATCGTTATACGGAGTTCGGTAACGTTATTAGCCTTTGGTACTTTAATCCTGGTATTCAAAATATCGGATGACATTAATAAAATGTTTTATAAGTATATAAGCCTCATAAAAAACATACTTAGTAAAAAATAG
- a CDS encoding AMP nucleosidase, whose protein sequence is MRTKGDIVNDWLPRYTGRPLEDFGKYILLTNFQNYVQLFAEWHNVPVVGEDRMMPNASAQGITIINFGIGSPNAATIMDLLTAINPRAVLFLGKCGGLKRKNNVGDLILPIAAIRSEGTSNDYLPPEVPSLPAFKLQRAVSSAIRDYNRDYFTGTVFTTNKRVWEYDERFKKYLQKTRAMAIDMETATIFSVGFYNEIPTGALLLVSDQPMISTGVKTSESDKRVTAQYVHDHVRVGIDAMKEIDRHGQSVKHLKF, encoded by the coding sequence CTGAGAACAAAAGGTGATATTGTAAACGATTGGTTGCCAAGGTATACCGGGCGGCCATTGGAGGATTTCGGGAAATATATTCTCTTAACCAATTTTCAAAATTATGTGCAGTTATTTGCCGAATGGCACAATGTACCTGTAGTAGGTGAAGATAGAATGATGCCCAATGCGTCTGCGCAGGGTATTACAATTATAAATTTTGGCATTGGTAGTCCTAATGCAGCAACAATTATGGATTTATTAACTGCAATAAATCCCAGAGCTGTATTATTCCTGGGTAAATGTGGTGGTTTAAAAAGAAAAAATAATGTGGGCGATCTCATTTTACCTATAGCTGCAATTCGAAGCGAGGGAACCTCAAATGATTATTTGCCACCAGAAGTGCCTTCTTTGCCTGCCTTTAAGTTGCAAAGAGCCGTTTCGTCTGCAATAAGAGACTATAACCGCGATTATTTTACAGGAACTGTTTTTACAACAAATAAACGTGTTTGGGAATATGACGAGCGGTTTAAAAAGTACCTCCAAAAAACAAGGGCCATGGCTATTGATATGGAAACGGCCACCATTTTTTCAGTGGGGTTTTATAATGAAATACCTACTGGTGCGTTGCTTTTGGTTTCAGACCAACCTATGATTTCTACAGGAGTAAAAACCAGCGAGAGCGACAAACGCGTTACAGCTCAATATGTTCATGACCATGTTCGAGTTGGAATTGATGCAATGAAAGAAATCGATCGTCATGGACAAAGTGTAAAACACCTTAAGTTCTGA
- a CDS encoding response regulator yields the protein MNILQAFIVDDHSIFRQGLAIMLNKLNNVKVIGEAEDGKQFIDSIDKYNPDIVFLDIKMPNMDGIEAAELAFKKKPSLKIVVMTMFEEPAYLNKMVELGVHGFLLKNAEMMEIRKALARINEGDTYFSEDLLKKIRHTNTAEPKSNDISFSRREKEVLDYLCMGYSNNEIAEKLFISPRTVDGHRANLLSKTDSKNTVSLVLYAVKNKIVDLQ from the coding sequence ATGAATATTTTACAAGCGTTCATAGTTGATGATCACTCTATTTTCAGACAAGGTCTTGCCATTATGCTTAATAAACTAAACAATGTAAAAGTTATTGGTGAGGCAGAGGATGGGAAACAATTCATAGACAGTATTGATAAATACAACCCTGATATTGTTTTTCTCGATATTAAAATGCCAAATATGGATGGAATAGAAGCTGCCGAACTTGCTTTTAAGAAAAAGCCAAGTCTGAAAATTGTCGTAATGACTATGTTTGAAGAGCCTGCATATTTAAACAAAATGGTCGAACTTGGTGTGCATGGATTTTTACTCAAAAATGCCGAGATGATGGAAATACGTAAGGCTTTAGCCCGAATTAATGAGGGGGATACTTATTTTTCTGAAGATTTACTAAAAAAGATAAGACATACAAATACAGCAGAACCAAAATCAAACGATATAAGTTTTTCAAGACGCGAAAAAGAGGTTTTGGACTATCTATGTATGGGATATTCAAATAACGAGATAGCCGAAAAGTTATTTATTAGCCCACGTACTGTCGATGGCCATAGAGCAAATCTTTTGAGCAAAACGGACTCGAAAAATACGGTAAGCCTGGTTTTATATGCTGTCAAAAATAAAATTGTTGATCTTCAGTAA